One region of Vibrio sp. FE10 genomic DNA includes:
- a CDS encoding family 20 glycosylhydrolase — MKKTILSLLISGSVVSPMALAMAPNTDLNLMPYPQTVELKSGQVKVDGNFKVYIKGFNSDRVEYTAKRFIDRLERQAGVPILNWQVDSADQANLIIDIDAAPKSEIQNIDSVESYKITTQGEQITLSSPSPYGTIHGIETLLQLVETTATGYHIPAVTIVDEPRFRWRGVSYDTSRHFIEFDVLIRQLDAMASAKMNVFHWHFWDDQGIRIQTESWPRLWSETADGNYYTKDQVRYLVEYARNLGIRVIPEVSLPGHSSAVAHAYPRLMSGGEGQNYEQERGWGVFEPLMDPLNPEVYDMLGDVFDEVTELFPDEYFHIGGDEPNYAQWKNSAKHQQFIEENNIDGERGLQSYLNVKVEKMLEERGKKMTGWDEIWHKDLPTSIVIQSWQGHDSIGRAAKEGYPGILSTGYYLDQPQPTSYHYRNDPMPSGITVDDKLHSGEKFVTYQWQKPRSKGGPRKGTLTIIEAKDGTFRAFSDYNGKSREEIFILDYVPGEIFVGHFDNFMSYTEFNLNLNPKGFAEGSYQLVGNVRWPTTGEVIASSDVEGSVIPEPNGGYPAELTDKEKELILGGEITMWLENKDSLTVENYLWPRSYAIAERFWSDAELTDERSMYKRMKAMDTWSEVSVGLRHHADADMLLKRIAKGQDIHDLRVLAKYTEPAQYYARNWEKWNSTEPKGTLYSQYERLNRFVDALPVESYAVYEMQDLVNDVSTGNQQALEQLAEHYQQAKSAALAAKTVFAGNVSSVETVVVAEKTAEVADLALTLIAKAQAGEKVRASDAKAYQAILSESAKIYDESIIAIVRPTELLLKQLAE; from the coding sequence ATGAAAAAAACTATATTGTCACTATTGATATCCGGTTCAGTAGTTTCTCCAATGGCTTTAGCAATGGCTCCAAATACAGACTTGAATTTAATGCCTTATCCACAAACTGTGGAATTAAAATCAGGCCAAGTGAAAGTAGATGGTAATTTTAAAGTTTACATCAAAGGCTTTAATTCTGATCGCGTTGAATACACGGCGAAACGCTTTATTGATCGCCTTGAGCGTCAGGCGGGTGTGCCGATTTTAAATTGGCAGGTTGATAGTGCAGATCAAGCGAACCTGATCATAGATATCGACGCAGCACCAAAGTCTGAAATACAAAATATCGACTCTGTAGAGTCCTACAAAATTACCACTCAGGGTGAACAAATCACGCTGAGCTCTCCAAGCCCATACGGCACGATTCACGGCATCGAAACCCTTTTACAGCTCGTTGAAACAACAGCGACTGGCTACCATATTCCTGCCGTTACGATTGTCGATGAGCCTCGCTTCCGCTGGCGTGGTGTCTCTTACGATACGTCGCGTCACTTTATTGAATTCGATGTGCTGATTCGTCAGTTAGACGCGATGGCGTCGGCGAAGATGAACGTGTTCCATTGGCACTTCTGGGACGACCAAGGCATTCGCATTCAAACTGAATCATGGCCGCGTCTGTGGTCTGAAACCGCCGATGGTAATTACTACACTAAAGACCAAGTTCGTTACTTAGTGGAATACGCCCGTAACCTTGGTATTCGTGTGATTCCAGAGGTGTCTCTTCCGGGTCACTCTTCTGCGGTTGCTCACGCTTACCCACGTTTGATGTCTGGCGGTGAAGGGCAAAACTACGAGCAAGAAAGAGGGTGGGGCGTATTTGAACCTCTCATGGATCCGCTGAACCCAGAAGTCTACGATATGCTAGGTGATGTGTTTGACGAAGTGACCGAGCTGTTCCCTGATGAGTATTTCCATATTGGCGGCGATGAGCCGAATTACGCGCAGTGGAAAAACAGCGCAAAGCACCAACAGTTCATTGAAGAGAACAATATCGATGGCGAGCGTGGTCTGCAGTCTTACCTCAATGTAAAAGTTGAGAAGATGCTCGAAGAGCGCGGTAAGAAGATGACGGGTTGGGATGAGATTTGGCATAAAGATCTGCCGACTTCAATCGTGATTCAAAGCTGGCAAGGGCACGACAGTATTGGTCGTGCGGCGAAAGAGGGCTACCCAGGTATTCTTTCTACGGGTTATTACCTCGATCAACCTCAGCCGACTAGCTACCACTATCGCAATGACCCAATGCCAAGTGGCATCACGGTTGACGATAAGCTGCACAGTGGCGAAAAGTTCGTGACCTATCAATGGCAGAAGCCACGTTCAAAAGGCGGCCCACGTAAGGGAACACTGACTATCATTGAAGCTAAAGATGGCACTTTCCGCGCATTCAGTGATTACAACGGCAAGTCTCGCGAAGAGATCTTCATCCTTGATTATGTGCCGGGTGAAATCTTTGTTGGTCACTTCGATAACTTCATGTCGTACACCGAATTTAACCTAAACCTGAATCCAAAGGGTTTTGCCGAAGGCAGTTACCAACTGGTGGGTAACGTGCGTTGGCCAACCACAGGTGAAGTGATTGCGAGCAGTGATGTTGAAGGCAGCGTGATTCCTGAGCCAAACGGTGGCTACCCTGCGGAGCTAACCGACAAGGAAAAAGAGCTGATTTTAGGTGGTGAGATCACCATGTGGCTAGAGAACAAAGACAGCCTCACGGTCGAAAACTACCTATGGCCACGCAGCTATGCAATTGCTGAGCGCTTCTGGTCTGATGCGGAACTGACAGATGAGCGCAGCATGTACAAGCGCATGAAAGCGATGGATACATGGTCTGAAGTGTCGGTTGGGCTACGTCACCATGCAGATGCTGACATGTTGTTGAAGCGTATTGCAAAAGGCCAAGATATCCACGACCTGCGTGTGCTTGCCAAGTACACTGAGCCAGCACAGTACTATGCACGTAACTGGGAAAAGTGGAATTCTACTGAACCTAAGGGCACTTTATATAGCCAATACGAGCGTCTAAACCGCTTTGTTGATGCGCTGCCAGTAGAAAGCTACGCTGTGTATGAGATGCAAGACTTGGTCAATGACGTTTCGACGGGTAATCAACAAGCGCTTGAGCAACTTGCAGAGCATTATCAACAAGCAAAATCGGCTGCACTCGCGGCTAAAACTGTCTTCGCAGGTAATGTGTCTTCGGTGGAGACTGTGGTTGTGGCAGAGAAAACTGCGGAAGTCGCAGACTTGGCGTTAACCTTGATTGCTAAAGCACAAGCGGGTGAAAAAGTTCGAGCATCAGACGCGAAAGCCTACCAAGCGATACTGTCTGAATCAGCGAAAATCTACGATGAATCGATCATCGCGATTGTTCGCCCGACAGAGCTCTTGTTGAAGCAGTTAGCTGAGTAA
- a CDS encoding sigma-54-dependent transcriptional regulator, producing MQRIALIEDDAIVRQATSQWLQLAGFDVTAFEVGQDALNAVEQGDFQTIISDVRLPDIDGVELLARFKQLVPEVPVILITGHGDVDMAVKALQQGAYDFIEKPFDPERLSQTVSEAVDKHQSGQDRNSRQNYLDNLKGIEQVLIGRSKVMCELREQIQKVASIDTNVIIYGETGCGKELVASCLHEFSQRKTHPFVPLNCGAIPENLFESELFGHEAGAFTGAAKRRIGKLEFADKGTVFLDEIESMPLSMQVKVLRTLQDNVVERVGGNQQQHVDLRVVSASKSDLLNHPDFRQDLFYRLNVAQLHLPPLSEREDDALILFEHFTQEANSETRVASEADRYALLSYSWPGNVRELRNVAIRFALDESLTVGDILACRPNSVTESTTAGIPLAVQVQSFERKVIHDALVRYQGRINDVMQDLDLPRRTLNQKMVRYALNRSDYVDS from the coding sequence ATGCAGCGTATAGCTTTGATTGAAGATGATGCAATTGTGCGTCAAGCAACCAGCCAATGGTTACAATTAGCGGGCTTCGATGTCACCGCATTTGAGGTTGGGCAAGATGCGTTAAACGCGGTAGAGCAGGGTGATTTCCAAACCATCATTAGTGACGTTCGTTTACCTGATATAGACGGCGTTGAGTTGCTTGCGCGATTTAAGCAGTTAGTACCTGAGGTGCCTGTCATCTTGATTACGGGGCATGGCGATGTCGATATGGCCGTGAAAGCGTTACAGCAAGGCGCGTATGATTTCATTGAAAAGCCATTCGACCCTGAGCGTCTGTCTCAAACGGTTTCGGAAGCGGTCGACAAACATCAAAGTGGCCAAGACAGAAACAGTCGTCAGAACTATCTGGATAACCTGAAGGGTATCGAACAGGTGCTGATTGGTCGCAGTAAAGTGATGTGTGAATTGCGAGAGCAAATACAAAAAGTCGCCTCGATTGATACCAATGTGATCATTTATGGCGAAACCGGCTGCGGTAAAGAACTAGTCGCTTCTTGTCTGCATGAGTTTAGCCAGCGTAAAACCCATCCGTTTGTGCCGCTAAACTGTGGCGCGATTCCAGAAAACCTCTTTGAAAGCGAGCTATTTGGACACGAAGCCGGTGCGTTTACTGGTGCCGCCAAGCGACGTATTGGTAAGCTTGAATTTGCCGACAAAGGCACGGTGTTCCTTGATGAAATAGAAAGTATGCCGCTGTCGATGCAGGTCAAAGTGCTGCGCACCTTGCAAGATAATGTTGTAGAACGCGTGGGTGGTAATCAGCAACAACATGTTGATCTACGAGTGGTCTCTGCCTCGAAAAGCGATCTACTGAATCATCCTGATTTTCGCCAAGACCTTTTCTATCGTTTGAACGTTGCCCAACTGCATTTACCTCCCCTTAGTGAACGAGAAGACGATGCTTTGATCCTTTTCGAACACTTCACTCAAGAAGCGAACAGTGAAACCCGAGTTGCCAGTGAGGCCGATCGCTATGCCTTGTTGTCGTATTCGTGGCCGGGCAATGTGCGTGAACTGCGTAATGTTGCGATTCGTTTCGCACTGGATGAAAGCCTGACTGTTGGCGATATCTTGGCGTGTCGCCCCAATTCTGTCACAGAGTCCACAACGGCAGGCATCCCGTTGGCGGTTCAAGTGCAGAGCTTTGAGCGAAAAGTGATTCATGATGCACTAGTGCGTTATCAGGGGCGCATCAATGATGTGATGCAAGACTTGGATTTACCCCGTCGAACATTGAACCAAAAGATGGTGCGTTATGCGTTGAACCGAAGCGATTATGTCGATTCGTAA
- a CDS encoding ATP-binding protein encodes MMNNNRYWLFLCACLLIGLVQVTTKSGISQWKLEQAQRYAEQRFLGYIAEARRTLKRFYYLPYLVTNDETSVRFIDGEARLEKRIKKQLIQLDKAANTKGWYLLSGKGELLVSSVERSKLSKKNASTIVSKIHQQGGAISVVTKNKGVTPDYFIAAPVYRASDVVGIVAVQIDLSLLTDQWFADGEAILFQNPRDQFFLSSDKRLSADWFNDTFNSQPTATKRELYDQTHIRVWRLQDKDYLIQSIKLDDLNWRLTYLTPLTSLNQTTNWISWSVAVGCLFILLLLVILYQRRQKKLSNLRIQKLIEESEKRLSGMINKTHVGLVLIDKHGHIHDINLMAKNYFCLSDSMISNIKAWQLFEAGNPNSTTLQLLKNLEQHQELAEITSVETMARRSDGSYFPVLFSISSFPWHSTPYYLCTVIDISKRKKAEIAVQNANKTLQLRVEERTQDLKDAQQELVESSKLAALGRMSSAITHELNQPLTGLKTLLSSNQLLMERGETKMLKANMDLVMSLIDRMANMTSQLKSFAYKRLESPYPVSLTEALQETLRIHQAELDSVDIRVRVASNISMVMGEEARLRQVLGNLLRNAVDATQNQTPATIVISAHTDQQRVIIKVQDNGCGVSEDQLETIFEPFHTNKKMGEGLGLGLAITANNVRDMQGALIAKNNPDQGMTFTLTLQNIDSE; translated from the coding sequence ATGATGAATAACAATCGATATTGGTTATTCCTATGTGCCTGTTTATTAATTGGTTTGGTTCAGGTAACCACCAAAAGTGGTATAAGCCAATGGAAGCTCGAACAAGCCCAACGCTATGCAGAACAGCGCTTCCTCGGATACATTGCCGAAGCCAGACGTACCCTGAAACGCTTCTATTATCTGCCCTACCTAGTGACGAACGATGAAACCAGTGTACGTTTCATTGATGGTGAAGCCCGCCTTGAAAAACGCATTAAGAAACAGCTGATTCAACTGGATAAAGCGGCCAACACCAAGGGCTGGTATCTGCTTTCAGGCAAAGGCGAGTTGTTAGTATCGAGTGTAGAAAGAAGCAAGCTGAGCAAAAAGAACGCCAGCACGATTGTGTCTAAAATCCACCAGCAAGGTGGTGCTATCTCTGTAGTGACCAAAAATAAAGGCGTGACACCCGATTACTTTATTGCCGCGCCGGTTTATCGGGCGTCCGATGTGGTCGGTATTGTCGCAGTACAAATCGACCTATCGTTGCTGACCGATCAATGGTTTGCCGATGGTGAAGCGATACTGTTCCAGAACCCTCGCGATCAGTTCTTTCTGTCGAGTGATAAACGACTGAGCGCTGACTGGTTCAATGACACGTTCAATTCTCAGCCCACAGCGACAAAACGTGAGCTGTATGACCAAACCCATATTCGCGTGTGGCGACTGCAAGATAAAGACTACCTTATCCAATCCATCAAGTTAGACGACCTCAATTGGCGTTTAACCTACCTAACACCATTAACCAGCCTCAATCAGACCACGAACTGGATCAGCTGGAGTGTGGCGGTTGGCTGTCTTTTCATTCTACTGTTGCTGGTTATTCTTTATCAAAGGCGTCAGAAAAAACTCAGTAATCTGCGAATCCAAAAGCTCATCGAAGAGTCAGAAAAACGACTGTCTGGAATGATCAATAAAACCCACGTTGGGCTGGTGCTGATCGATAAACATGGTCATATCCACGATATTAACCTGATGGCGAAGAACTACTTTTGCCTTTCTGATTCGATGATCAGCAACATCAAGGCGTGGCAGTTATTTGAAGCAGGCAACCCAAATTCAACCACGTTACAGCTACTCAAGAACCTGGAGCAACACCAAGAACTGGCTGAGATCACCAGCGTCGAAACCATGGCAAGACGCAGCGATGGCAGCTACTTCCCAGTGCTATTTTCTATTAGCTCATTCCCTTGGCATTCAACGCCTTATTACCTATGTACGGTGATTGATATCAGTAAGCGTAAGAAAGCAGAAATTGCGGTTCAAAACGCCAATAAAACACTGCAACTGCGAGTAGAAGAGCGAACACAAGATCTCAAAGACGCGCAGCAAGAACTGGTGGAATCAAGCAAACTTGCCGCATTAGGGCGGATGTCGAGTGCGATTACTCATGAGTTAAATCAACCGCTTACTGGTCTAAAAACTTTACTTTCAAGTAATCAGTTGCTGATGGAAAGAGGTGAGACCAAGATGTTGAAAGCGAACATGGACTTAGTCATGAGCCTCATCGACAGAATGGCCAACATGACCAGTCAATTGAAGTCGTTCGCCTATAAAAGGTTAGAAAGCCCCTACCCGGTTTCACTGACCGAAGCGCTGCAAGAAACCCTACGAATTCACCAAGCCGAATTAGACAGCGTCGATATTCGCGTGCGTGTCGCCTCTAATATTTCGATGGTGATGGGAGAAGAAGCACGACTTCGCCAAGTGCTTGGCAACTTACTTAGAAACGCTGTGGACGCTACGCAGAATCAAACACCCGCGACCATTGTTATCAGCGCACATACCGATCAACAACGTGTGATCATCAAGGTGCAAGATAATGGCTGTGGCGTGTCAGAAGACCAACTCGAAACCATTTTTGAACCCTTCCACACCAATAAAAAAATGGGCGAAGGTTTGGGTCTCGGCTTGGCCATCACAGCAAACAATGTGCGGGATATGCAAGGTGCCTTGATAGCCAAGAACAACCCAGATCAAGGCATGACATTCACGTTAACACTACAGAATATTGATAGTGAGTAA
- a CDS encoding bifunctional 4-hydroxy-2-oxoglutarate aldolase/2-dehydro-3-deoxy-phosphogluconate aldolase — MSQEMINKLKQFKVIPVIQINKVEHAIPLAKVLVENGLPVAEVTFRTEAAADAIRAMRDAYPEMCIGAGTVLTPAQIDLAKESGSEFIVAPGLNPNTVKRCQEIGMPIVPGVNNPSQVEQALELGLNFLKFFPAEASGGINMVKSLLAPYVDVSLMPTGGIGKHNVNDYLAVDRVVCCGGTWMVSPKMIENEQWDEIAVLVREAVELVK, encoded by the coding sequence ATGTCTCAAGAAATGATCAACAAACTTAAGCAATTCAAAGTTATCCCTGTTATCCAAATCAACAAGGTTGAGCACGCGATTCCATTGGCAAAAGTGTTGGTAGAAAACGGCCTGCCCGTTGCTGAAGTAACATTTCGTACTGAAGCGGCAGCTGACGCGATTCGTGCGATGCGCGATGCGTACCCAGAGATGTGTATCGGTGCCGGCACAGTATTAACGCCAGCGCAGATCGACCTTGCGAAAGAGTCGGGCAGCGAATTCATCGTGGCTCCGGGCCTAAATCCAAATACTGTAAAACGTTGCCAAGAGATCGGCATGCCAATCGTTCCGGGCGTAAACAATCCAAGCCAAGTAGAGCAAGCGCTAGAGCTTGGCCTTAACTTCTTAAAGTTCTTCCCAGCAGAAGCGTCTGGTGGCATCAACATGGTGAAGTCTCTGCTAGCGCCATACGTTGATGTGTCTTTAATGCCAACAGGCGGTATCGGTAAACACAACGTGAATGACTACCTAGCCGTGGATCGCGTGGTGTGCTGTGGTGGTACTTGGATGGTGTCGCCAAAAATGATCGAGAACGAGCAGTGGGATGAGATTGCAGTATTGGTTCGTGAAGCCGTTGAATTGGTGAAATAG
- a CDS encoding TAXI family TRAP transporter solute-binding subunit, whose amino-acid sequence MKYNKLVKTLAIAMASIGLISNASAQEDRSYILATASTGGTYYPVGVALATLSKVKLAPKQHFSLAAISSAGSGENVKLLNENEAQFAILQGLYGAWAWQGLGPYEKSGSQKQLRSVSMLWQNVEHFIVRSDLTETGTMSDLENLNGKKFSIGKKNSGTENSGRQIMQGLSVNPEQFKLAFMGYGGSASALQNGTIDGMNTPAGVPVGAVTQAFAALGEDIQILSFTDAQIKQANGDYNIWTKYEIPANTYPGVDKPITTIAQPNFLAVREDISEEDVYQLTKAIYENLPFLQGIHKATKAMALEKGIAGLPVPLHPGAARYYQEVGIDVPSELIVN is encoded by the coding sequence ATGAAATACAACAAGCTAGTTAAAACTTTAGCAATCGCAATGGCCTCTATCGGCCTTATCAGCAATGCCTCAGCTCAAGAAGATCGCAGCTACATTTTAGCGACGGCCTCAACGGGTGGTACTTACTATCCAGTGGGTGTGGCTTTAGCGACATTGAGTAAAGTTAAGCTTGCGCCAAAGCAGCACTTTTCTTTGGCAGCTATCAGCTCAGCGGGATCGGGCGAAAACGTGAAACTTCTCAATGAGAACGAAGCACAGTTTGCCATTCTGCAAGGTTTGTATGGCGCATGGGCATGGCAAGGGCTTGGTCCATATGAGAAGTCAGGCAGTCAAAAACAACTGCGTTCAGTCTCTATGCTATGGCAAAACGTTGAGCACTTTATTGTGCGTTCTGATCTGACAGAAACGGGCACCATGAGTGATTTAGAAAATCTAAACGGCAAAAAATTCTCTATCGGTAAGAAGAACTCAGGTACAGAGAATTCAGGACGCCAAATCATGCAAGGCCTGTCGGTTAACCCAGAACAATTTAAACTCGCCTTTATGGGTTACGGCGGCAGTGCCAGCGCACTACAAAATGGCACCATCGATGGTATGAATACGCCTGCTGGCGTGCCTGTTGGCGCGGTAACTCAAGCGTTTGCAGCCTTGGGTGAAGACATTCAAATCCTGTCATTTACCGATGCGCAAATCAAACAAGCGAACGGTGATTACAATATCTGGACTAAATATGAGATCCCTGCAAACACTTATCCAGGTGTTGATAAGCCGATCACCACTATCGCTCAACCCAACTTCCTAGCGGTTCGTGAAGACATTTCTGAAGAAGACGTGTACCAGCTGACCAAAGCTATTTATGAAAACCTACCTTTCCTACAAGGTATCCACAAAGCAACCAAAGCAATGGCACTCGAGAAAGGGATCGCAGGTCTGCCTGTTCCACTTCACCCGGGCGCTGCACGTTACTACCAAGAAGTGGGCATCGATGTTCCTTCTGAGTTG
- a CDS encoding oligogalacturonate-specific porin KdgM family protein, with the protein MKKLLPLTLLALLPMTSTAGGYVDLRAEYRSTTDQYRSRFIVGHHFDNGYGLETLTNVRHAAGAYDETKVINTEFTHYYTYAINDNFMLNPGVVMNFQGSNTFLMPYLKLNYNFDNGLFVHGRYRYDFSTEALVNDYGNEETAKRNRYDIWTGYNTDKYMISYAFTYFDQITHHTTELATGDLHAREHTVKAVYKWKPTVRPYAEVVDADTVQSENDKTDWRFRVGVNFSF; encoded by the coding sequence ATGAAAAAGTTACTTCCTTTAACACTACTAGCATTATTACCAATGACCTCAACTGCCGGGGGTTATGTCGATTTAAGGGCAGAGTATCGAAGTACGACAGATCAGTATCGAAGTCGTTTTATTGTTGGTCACCATTTTGATAATGGGTACGGTTTAGAAACACTGACGAATGTTCGACATGCAGCGGGAGCGTATGACGAAACGAAGGTGATTAATACCGAGTTTACCCATTATTACACCTATGCCATCAATGACAATTTTATGCTGAACCCTGGCGTAGTGATGAATTTTCAAGGCTCAAATACCTTCTTGATGCCTTATCTAAAGCTCAATTACAACTTTGACAATGGGCTCTTTGTACATGGCCGTTATCGTTATGACTTTTCGACCGAAGCTTTAGTGAATGACTATGGTAATGAAGAGACAGCAAAGCGAAACCGTTATGATATTTGGACGGGATACAATACAGATAAATACATGATTTCGTATGCGTTTACGTATTTCGATCAGATTACGCATCATACGACAGAGCTCGCAACTGGTGACCTACATGCCCGCGAGCATACCGTCAAAGCAGTCTACAAATGGAAACCAACAGTGAGGCCATACGCTGAAGTGGTTGATGCGGATACGGTGCAATCTGAAAACGATAAAACGGATTGGCGTTTCCGAGTCGGTGTGAATTTCTCATTCTAA